In Streptomyces sp. NBC_01439, the following are encoded in one genomic region:
- a CDS encoding phosphotransferase family protein — protein MTSAPADPRGLDLERLRGHLDRVRPGLVTGTLRGRLIEGGRSNLTYEITDGSARWVVRRPPLGHVLATAHDMRREHRVIEALHGTAVPVPEPLLLCEDEAVLGAPFYVMEFVDGVPYRTAEQLAAIGPERTRRAVLGLVDTLVDLHAVDPEAVGLADFGRPEGFLDRQLRRWGKQLAASRGRELAGIDELHGALGRTLPDSPAPTVVHGDFRLDNVLIGGSPSGPDTVRAVLDWEMSTLGDPLTDLGLLVMYSSDLGLTGSPVSTTSGAPGHPTPAELVERYAARSGRDTGAIAWYTAFAWFKLAVILEGIHYRYTLGQTVGAGFDRIGELVPVFIEHGLTTLQNRQEG, from the coding sequence ATGACCTCAGCCCCGGCCGACCCGCGCGGTCTGGATCTGGAGCGGCTGCGCGGTCATCTCGACCGGGTCAGGCCGGGCCTCGTGACCGGGACGCTGCGCGGCCGGCTCATCGAAGGCGGCCGGTCGAACCTCACGTACGAGATCACCGACGGGAGTGCCCGCTGGGTGGTCCGCCGGCCGCCGCTGGGCCACGTACTGGCCACCGCGCACGACATGCGGCGCGAGCACCGGGTCATCGAGGCGCTGCACGGCACGGCGGTGCCGGTGCCCGAGCCGCTGCTCCTGTGCGAGGACGAGGCCGTGCTCGGGGCGCCGTTCTACGTCATGGAGTTCGTGGACGGGGTGCCGTACCGGACGGCCGAGCAGCTCGCCGCGATCGGCCCGGAGCGGACCCGGCGGGCGGTGCTGGGCCTGGTGGACACCCTGGTGGACCTCCACGCGGTGGACCCGGAAGCGGTGGGCCTGGCCGACTTCGGCCGGCCCGAGGGCTTCCTGGACCGGCAGCTGCGCCGCTGGGGCAAGCAGCTCGCGGCCTCCCGGGGCCGGGAGCTCGCCGGGATCGACGAGCTGCACGGCGCGCTCGGCCGGACGCTGCCCGACTCCCCCGCCCCGACCGTGGTGCACGGGGACTTCCGCCTCGACAACGTCCTGATCGGCGGATCCCCGTCCGGCCCCGACACCGTCCGCGCGGTGCTGGACTGGGAGATGTCCACGCTCGGGGATCCGCTGACCGACCTCGGGCTGCTGGTGATGTACAGCTCGGACCTGGGCCTGACCGGATCGCCGGTCAGTACGACGAGCGGTGCGCCGGGCCATCCGACGCCGGCCGAACTCGTCGAGCGGTACGCCGCCCGCTCGGGCCGGGACACCGGGGCGATCGCCTGGTACACGGCCTTCGCCTGGTTCAAGCTCGCCGTGATCCTCGAGGGCATCCACTACCGCTACACGTTGGGCCAGACCGTCGGGGCGGGCTTCGACCGGATCGGCGAACTGGTCCCGGTCTTCATCGAGCACGGACTGACCACGCTCCAGAACCGCCAGGAAGGCTGA
- a CDS encoding MBL fold metallo-hydrolase produces MSAEEPYLVQPAPGVYAYVQPDGGWCLNNAGFVTDGGRTLLVDTAATERRALALRAAVQAAGAPLPRTVVNTHHHGDHTYGNGVFAPEALVLGHDNARSEQLAAGHQLELIWPATDFGAIDIVPPDLTYSDRATLHVGATEVQVIHPGVAHTTGDSVVWLPGQRVVFTGDLVFAGGTPFLAMGSLAGSLRALERLRSLDAETVVPGHGPLTDPSAYDSTERYLRYVAELAREGRAKGLSPLEVAQQADLGEFGSWRESERLVANVHRAYAELAGRPEGAPLDILAVLTDMTVMNGGTPILCHA; encoded by the coding sequence ACAACGCCGGATTCGTGACCGACGGGGGCCGGACCCTGCTCGTGGACACCGCCGCCACCGAGCGCCGGGCCCTGGCCCTGCGCGCCGCCGTCCAGGCGGCCGGGGCGCCGCTCCCCCGCACCGTGGTCAACACCCACCACCACGGCGACCACACGTACGGGAACGGCGTGTTCGCCCCCGAGGCACTGGTCCTCGGGCACGACAACGCACGGTCCGAGCAGCTCGCGGCCGGGCACCAGCTGGAGCTGATCTGGCCCGCCACGGACTTCGGCGCGATCGACATCGTGCCGCCCGATCTCACCTACAGCGACCGGGCGACCTTGCACGTCGGCGCGACGGAGGTGCAGGTCATCCACCCGGGCGTCGCGCACACCACCGGGGACTCGGTCGTGTGGCTGCCCGGGCAGCGGGTGGTCTTCACCGGCGACCTGGTCTTCGCTGGGGGGACGCCGTTCCTGGCGATGGGTTCCCTCGCCGGCTCGCTGCGGGCGCTGGAGCGCTTGCGTTCGCTGGATGCGGAGACCGTCGTACCGGGCCACGGACCCCTGACCGACCCCTCGGCCTACGACTCCACCGAGCGCTACCTGCGGTACGTGGCCGAACTCGCCCGGGAGGGGCGGGCGAAGGGGCTGTCGCCGCTGGAGGTGGCCCAGCAGGCCGACCTCGGCGAGTTCGGCTCCTGGCGGGAGAGCGAGCGGCTGGTGGCGAACGTGCACCGGGCGTACGCGGAACTGGCCGGCCGGCCGGAGGGCGCGCCGCTGGACATCCTGGCGGTCCTGACGGACATGACGGTGATGAACGGCGGAACACCGATCCTCTGCCACGCCTGA